A stretch of DNA from Bactrocera neohumeralis isolate Rockhampton chromosome 6, APGP_CSIRO_Bneo_wtdbg2-racon-allhic-juicebox.fasta_v2, whole genome shotgun sequence:
attaaatatgtatatacattgcaCTGAAACattttggttttctttattttgaatcATTGTCCATACAAAAATGTTGGCTGGGTTGCATtggtttcagtttgtatggaaaaatgagcaaaaacacTGATTTTTGGTCATTTTCAAAGGGCTCCCTACAGGTCTATAGGGGGTCGAGGGgggtttattaaaaagttcgatCCTTCCTCTTTCCGATAAGGGGGCGTGAGGGGGGAAGCCCCCACCTGTTTTTCTCCATAAACGATACTAAACCGGCGCGATACTAAACATTTCCCTTTTAGACTTTTGGAAATCCTCAAAGGACTTCAGTTGCTAACATAGGTTCAGAGTTGTCGTACAGTGCGCACTGAAAACGTAGGTATGGAACAGAGTATCGAAAAAGGCCCGAGTGTGTCTATCCGCCATAGTATGCAACATTTGGAGCTGTACCCATCTattttatggaagattttacgaAAAGATCTTGGTTGAAAATGCAAGACCCATGCAAGAATTTAAGTCGAAAGTACATAAGGTGCGTCGCAAATTCGGGGAATGGGCTGAAAACGAGATACACACCGAttccgattttcacaagaaatttttttattacccacttttggttgaatgggtaCGTTAATAAAATCGGGCTACTGAGGATACTAtgcgcaacaccatcacccatcttgagatgcAGCATTCATTTCTGGATAAtgttcgaccgaatagatcacttCCAGCACTCAGTGAATGAAATACGTAAAACAGCAGTAGCTGAGGGTGTACCCgaagactgtggagagtcgtttcggcgccgttcgcagtaactcgcactgacgtatggaacgactttactcattttatgttattttaaataGACGCGAACGACAGCACTTAGCTCTGTAGGctgttgaaaagttccaagaagatccgacattttcgagccaatttTTAGCGACGAaccccatttctggctcaatgggtatgtaaacaagcaaaattaccgcgTTTGGCACGaacagcaacctgaagagattgaaaagttgttatttcatccagaaaaaactacGGTTTGATGTAGTTTGTGAGCCAGgtgaatcatcggtccatatttcttcaaaaatgataccctCACCGGTAACGTAGCCGTCAATGTCGAACGTTGCCGCGCTATTTGACGCCTGAAATTTAAGTTCGtcatctcggtgacatttggttttaacaagacgacaccgcttcccacacatcgcttcAATCTATGCATTCATTGAGAGAactcttcggtgagcagataatttcacctttcgggccggtcgattggtcaccaagatcatgtCATATCACtacgttagacttttttctgtggagatatgtaaagtctaaagtttatgcggacagTCCCGCTTTGTTTCAGGCCTTTGAAAAAACTTCACGAGTTTAAcacgccagttatcagtcgaaatgctggaAAGAGTCAGCGAAatttggactcaacggatggaccatctgaaacgtaGCCGCGATCAACATTTgagagagataatcttcaaagaaTAAGTACCAAAGATTGCTCTTTCTAATGATAATAAGCattattcattaaatttgaagcatctctgttttttctttaaaaactaaaGAACAATCAAATGTATCACCCTTTATATGGATAGCTCATCTAACCTATCCAATATTCTGTTTAtcttccaatttttttcaacttacaATGATGATGGGTCCAAATACTAAAGGAGTTTCAAGTTTTATCAGAACTATCTGAAGAGTCCAAACCTTTGGCTTATGCAATAGCATTGCCCTCATAATTTCTGTGATTTTTCTAACTTCATTCATACATGCAATGTCATGAAGAAACTATATACCCTGTTGAGTTCCTAAATTCCCTCGAcctgtcttcttcttcttaattggcgtagaaaccgcttaagcgattatagccgagttaacaacagcgcgccagtcgtttcttcttctcctACTCATGGAATTTTCTgtgtcgaatattttcagagctggagtgttttcgtccatccggacaacatgacctagccagcgtagccgctgtcttttaattcgctgaactatgtcgatgtcgttcgtacagctcatcgttccatcgaatgcggtattcgccgtggctaacgcgcaaaggaccataaatctttcgcagaacttttctctcgaaaactcgcaacgtcgactcatccgttgttgacatcgtccaagactctgcaccatacaacGGGAATTagaatgacttatagagtttggtttttgtttgtcgagagaggactttgctttcaATTACCTATGTCCGAAGTAgccctgttggtaagagttagttctttgttggtggtgtttacgctggttcctcGACCTGTCGCGAAGTGGTTTTGAAATCCAAagtggagaaagcagaactgcTGCCGATGATATCTTAtgtcatccgaggctggttgtagctcttcactgggggtgttttttttacgtggcgggtcccaaacccagcgcacaacccttgtagggaatgtttcgccttctcactttagctcgccttcgaacggatgttcttaggttacccagaggtaggtcaaagaccggaagtagtgagctgcttgagccatgtgtaaaagaatcgtttctggccactcccaagtgaatggcgatcagagaactttcctcacttgcgtgaacttctacacatgactccatcctccgaaaTCCAAAGTGGGTGTAGCTGCCATACTTATGGGGAACTTGGACGCGCCCAGAAAGTTTCGCTGAAAATTGAAGGTAATTCCCTAACTTAGATCCTTTGAAACTGCGAAAACAGTTTGTTCGGTTGGTCCACATATCCAATTGCTTCAGAAAAGTTGGTTGATCGTCGAAAAGTAAGAGCAGACTCACAACCTCCCTAAAAGCGTATGCAATTCTAATACCCAAGAATACCTAACTCCAAAAAGCCAAATCAAACCATAAAATAGCTAACTTGGCAACACTGAACTCCAAGCAGTCGCCTGTCTGTTAGTTGTTTattgaaaatacgaaaatattttcaccCGGGTgcgatattttgtgttttaacaTAAATACCTCGTCAATAAGTTATCATATTaccataaaagatttaaaaaccaaaatccTGACGTACTACATTGCTGCAAAATGGCAACAACATATATTGAATTAACGCTGCGGGAGTTGTTGCAAATCGCTTTGGGTAGCCCGAAAATTTCCAGTGTTCACTTGTCTTTGTTACAAAGTTTCTTTGACATACTACTAAGGAAGTTAGATTCACGAACTGAGAGGATTGAAATCGACGGAAAGATGAGCACCTGCTTGCAAGGAATTCTAAGAGATAGCCGCATATCACCGTTTCGTTTTGAATGCGTCAAAGTCGAAACATTCTCCGAGAATTTTGCAAAAGTGGAACAGCTTAAAGAACATATTGGTATACTGGAAGACAAACTAATGGCCCACTTCAAGCAAATACGACATGACGAAGGTACACAGAGCACACATTACAGCTTGAGCAATTTCGAAAAGTTTGCCGAGGCTTGCGAGAGCTTTTGTTTCTATCCCAAAGCTGAGGACGAGATTTCGtgcaaattaataacaaatcCACATTTCATTGTACATCTCATTGATAGCGCCATAACCCCGCTGCTCAACGAAATGGATAGCAGACGTAAAAGACTTAGTGACCTGCATGCAAAGTTTGTCGATTTGAAAGATCGTCTGAATAAGGAGCTTGATGAATTGAATGAGAATTACAATCGCTGCATAATCACTGAGAAATTGCGTGAAGAATTTGAAAGTGATAAGATCACACTTGAGATGACAAAGACTGAAATACGTAACATGTTGTTAGCTAAATTGGATAAAACCGAGGTGGCATTTATCAAGCGAAAATTCCACGAACAGCTGAGAAAAATAGATAGAGAATGGAATAAAATAATAGCATTACTCAAACgaaaaagtgaagtgaaaaaagTTATTGCCCCAAATCAATGCATCTCATGCCTGGGACCAATCCATTGTGCCGTGGAACCTGCTAAACCGGTACCACTAAAAAAATGCGCTGAGGAAAAAAACAGTGAAGGACGAAAGGAAAAGAAACGTTACAAAATCAAAACATGTCCAAAGTTAATTCTTGATGAACAACAAAAGCACAAGAAGACAGTCTAAATTTCTGTATGATATTACAGCTAAAATACTACATTAACTAAGATTTGAGTTCACAACTGAACAATAACACCCTTTTAAGTTGCTTGCTCTTTTGAACTCGAgatgttattgttttgttgatagatttcgtccattttcggatgctgttcttcttcttctttattgacgtaaaCACCGCtaacgtggttatagccgagtttacaacagcgcgccagtcgttcttccttttctctGTTTGCCGCTGATTAGAgtttccaagtgtagccaagtcGTTCCAACGGACACTATCAGAGCTGGAAagtttttatccattcggacgatatgactTCGTCAGCAtagccgctatcttttaattcgctgaactatgtcaattcgCAAAGTACCATACATTtaccgcagaacctttctctcgaaaactcgactcatcagatgttgtcatcgtccatgcctctgcccCATATAGCAGCACGGGAATAATAAGTTACTTatggagtttggtctttgttcgtcgagagtggtatttatttttcaattgcctactcagtccaaagtattGTATCGTAAAGTACGTATCGGTAACAGTTATTCtgggttggatttcgagactgaccttgtttttggtattaatactggttctaagataggCAAAATTatctttgaagttatgactgtcaacagttacCCTGGTCAacagtccagagcagtatggaaaCTCAACTAGTAGTAGTTTCGTCTACGAGGTCAGACCGGAGATTTAATTTTGGTATCACCGGGCCCTTGGAGTTTGCTTCAACCTACTCATGCGGGCTGGCTCCTCGAgaagtatcgtggtggttgtggttaaaacccgaaTGCGGGAAAAACTGATTCTTTGTCAGTtggttgaatgtggagttgcattgaaACTGGGCTCCGGAT
This window harbors:
- the LOC126761906 gene encoding uncharacterized protein LOC126761906; translated protein: MSTCLQGILRDSRISPFRFECVKVETFSENFAKVEQLKEHIGILEDKLMAHFKQIRHDEGTQSTHYSLSNFEKFAEACESFCFYPKAEDEISCKLITNPHFIVHLIDSAITPLLNEMDSRRKRLSDLHAKFVDLKDRLNKELDELNENYNRCIITEKLREEFESDKITLEMTKTEIRNMLLAKLDKTEVAFIKRKFHEQLRKIDREWNKIIALLKRKSEVKKVIAPNQCISCLGPIHCAVEPAKPVPLKKCAEEKNSEGRKEKKRYKIKTCPKLILDEQQKHKKTV